The genomic interval GGGTAACGGGGGTGCGTGCCTCTCTTTTCTCCCCTCTAAGGGGTAACGGGGGTGGGTGCCTCGCTTTTCTCCCCTCTATAAAGAGGGGAAGGGGGTGTGTTAATGACCAAAATCTATTACAAACCAGAATTAAAAGAACTTGCCCGTCAACTCCGGAACCGTGCCACACAAAGCGAAATAAAACTCTGGAAATATCTGAAAGGCAAACAGTTGGACGGATATGATTTTCACAGGCAAAAGCCGATTGGGGATTATATAGCCGATTTTTTCTGCCCCAAACTTAAATTGGCTCTTGAATTGGACGGTTATACGCACGGCTTTGAAAATGTTTTTGATAAAGACGCCGTCAAGACGCGCAGATTAAATGAGATGGGGATAACGGTTTTGAGGTTTAATGACGAAGATGTTGTGAAAAATATAGATGGTGTGTTGGGGTGTATTCGGGAATATATAGAAAAACACACCCCCGGCCCCTCTTTATAGAGGGGAGAAAAGCGCCGTTCCCTCTTAGTAGAGGGGAGAAAGATAAGGCGCGCACCCCGCGTTATCCTTAAACTTGAGGACTGACGGAGCTTAAAAAACTGATGAGAGAAGTCCTTGAAATTTGAAACCACGAATCATAAAATACTCCGACCTCGTCAAAGAAAAGCGGAATTTCTATCGTTTCCGCGCTCTAAACAAAAAACGCCTCGCGCTCTCCCGTCGGCGCAACCCTTTCGAGAGGGAGATGCTTCTTAAAATGGATGTGGCCCGCCGCAAGAGATACCTCCGTGAAGGTCGTCTCGTAATCATTTCTCCCCGCCTTTGGGAAC from Elusimicrobia bacterium HGW-Elusimicrobia-1 carries:
- a CDS encoding DNA methylase is translated as MTKIYYKPELKELARQLRNRATQSEIKLWKYLKGKQLDGYDFHRQKPIGDYIADFFCPKLKLALELDGYTHGFENVFDKDAVKTRRLNEMGITVLRFNDEDVVKNIDGVLGCIREYIEKHTPGPSL